In Serinicoccus marinus DSM 15273, the genomic stretch TGCCGACCGCCCCGGCCGCGGACCCGTCGTCGCAGGCCTCTGGCCAGCCGGGCGAGGCGACCCCGGGCGGCGTCCTCACCGCGACCCGCGGCGGCTTCGAGGTCCACCTCGACGTCTTCTCCGGTCCGTTCGAGCTGCTGCTCGGGCTCATCGCCAAGCACAAGCTCGACGTCACCGAGATCGCGCTGGCCCGCGTGACCGACGAGTTCGTGGCCTACCTGCGCGCGGCGCAGGAGGGCGAGGGGGAGTGGGACCTGTCGCAGGCCAGCGAGTTCGTGCTCATCGCGGCGACCCTGCTCGACCTCAAGGCCGCCCGCCTGCTGCCCAGTGGCCGGGAGGACGACGAGGAGGACCTGGCGCTCATCGAGGCGCGCGACCTGCTCTTCGCCCGGCTGCTGCAGTACCGCGCGTTCAAGCAGGTCGCCGACGAGCTGCGGCTGCAGATGGAGGGCAAGGGACGCATCTTCGCCCGCGACGTCGGCGTCGAGGAGCGCTTCGCCTCGCTGCTGCCCGAGCTCGTGCTGACCGTCACGCCCGAGCAGCTGGCGATGATCGCCGGCCGGGCGATGATCCCCCGGCCCCCGCCCGCCGTCGGCGTCGACCACCTCCACGCCGCACAGGTCTCGGTGCGCGAGCAGGCCTCGATCATCGTCGGCCGGCTGCGGGAGCGGGGCAGCACCAGCTTCCGCGACCTCGTGGCCGACGCCGACTCCACGTTGGTCATCGTCGCGCGCTTCCTGTCGCTGCTCGAGCTCTTCCGCGACACCGTGGTCTCGCTGGAGCAGGACGAGGCGCTCGGGGAGCTCACGGTGCGCTGGACCGGGCCGGACTCCGGCGAGGTCGGTGGGCAGGTCGGGGCGGAGTTCGACGAGGAGGAGGCCGATGAGCCAGCAGGATGAGCAGCCCGACGAGCCCGTGGCGGGTGCCGACCAGGCGGAGCAGGAGCAGGTCGCCTTCGACGTCACCGACTTCCCGGGGGGCGCCCGCTCCGCGATCGAGGCGGTCCTCATGGTCATCGACGAGCCGGTGACCGAGGAGGCCCTCGCCAGCGCGCTGGAGCTGCCGCTGGAGGACGTGGGCGCCGTCCTCGACGAGCTCGCCCAGGAGTATGCCCAGGGCAACCGCGGCTTCATGCTGCGCCGCCTGGGCGGGGGGTGGCGTGTCTACAGCCGACCGGAATACGCGCCGGTGGTGGAGAAGTTCCTCCTGGGTGGCCAGCAGGCACGGCTCACCCAGGCCGCGCTGGAGACGCTCGCCGTCATCGCCTACCGACAGCCGATCAGCCGGGCCCGTATCGGCGCGATCCGCGGGGTGAACGTCGACGGCGTCGTCCGGACGCTGCTGGCGCGCGGCATGGTCACCGAGACCGGGCAGGACCCGACCGGTGGCGCGGTGCTCTACGGCACCACCGACCTGTTCCTGCAGCGCATGGGGCTGGACAGCCTCGACGACCTGCCCGCGCTCGCCCCCTATCTCCCCTCGGCCGAGGTGCTCGAGGAGCTCGCATCGGAAGGACTCGCATGACCAGCGGCAAGAAGAACCCCGGACCCCGTGGCGGGCAGGGCGGACGACCCGGGCAGGGCGGCAGGTCCGGCGGAGGCCGGTCCGGCGGCCGGGGCGGGTCTGCCTCGCGCGTGCCCTCGCAGGGCGGAGGCGCCGGACCGCGTCGCGCGGGTGGCACCCGGCCGCCGCGGCGGCGCCGTCCCAGCACACCGCCGGACCCGGCGACCCGCGACGTCCACACCCCGGACGGCGTGCGGCTGCAGAAGGTGCTCGCCGGCGCGGGCTTCGGGAGCAGGCGAGCCTGCGAGAAGCTCATCGAGGAGGGTCGCGTCGAGGTCGACGGCCAGGTCGTCGTGGAGCTCGGGGTGCGCGTCGACGCGGCCACCCAGACGGTGCACGTCGACGGTGACCGGGTCGTCGTCGACACCGAGAAGCTCTACCTCGCCTTCAACAAGCCGGCCGGTGTCGTCTCCACGATGGAGGACGAGGAGGGGCGGCCGTGCCTGACCGACTACGTCGGGCACCTGTCGCGCCGGCTGTTCCACGTCGGGCGGCTGGACGTCGACACCGAGGGACTGCTGCTGCTCACCAACGACGGCGACCTCGCGCACAAGCTGCAGCATCCGGCCTACGGCGTGCCCAAGACGTATGTCGCACAGGTGCACGGCGTCGTGGCTCCCGGCATCGGCAAGCAGCTGCGCGACGGCGTCGAGCTCGAGGACGGTCTGGCGAAGGCCGACAGCTTCCGGCTCGTCGACGACATCCCTGGCCACTCGATCATCGAGATCGTGCTGCACGAGGGTCGCAAGCACATCGTGCGCCGGATGATGGAGGAGGTCGGCTACCCGGTCGAGGCGCTCTCGCGCGTCCAGGTCGGCCCGATCAAGCTCGCCGAGCTGCGCCCGGGGAAGTATCGCGCGCTCTCGGCCGAGGAGGTCGCCCAGCTCTACCGCGCGGCGGGGGAGTAGGGCCTGCGCACGGCGGCCCGCCGAGGTCGGACCGCGGGCATGGCGGCCAGGGGCGACTCCCGCACCACTCGACGGTGATCGCCGGATGATCGTGCCGGGTAGCCCGCCTCCAGGCGGGTCAGCGTCGAGACGGCGAGGCGGGGATGGTCCCGTGGGAGTCGGGTATATACCCGATATCCACGGGACAGTCATGACATGCCGACCTAGGGTGGCCGGATGAGACCGAGGTTCCCCGCGCCGCTGCGGCCGGGTGCCGTCGTCGGAGTCACGAGCCCCTCCGCCGGCGTGCCAGCCGAGCTCCGGGCACGCCTGGACGTGGCCGTCGAGTCGGTGCGATCCCGCGGTTACCCCGTGGTCGTGGGCCGGTGCATGGACGGCGCGCGCCACGTCAGCGCGCCGGCCGCGGACCGGGCGGCGGAGCTGCAGCGGATGCTGCTCGACCCGGGCATCGCCGCCGTGGTCCCGCCGTGGGGCGGTGAGACGGCCATCGACCTGCTGCCCCTGCTCGACTGGGGCGCGCTGACGGCGGCGGAGCCGACGTGGATGGTGGGCTTCTCCGACATCGCCACCCTCATCACCCCGCTCACGCTCCGGGCCGGGTGGGCGACGATCCACGGGCAGAACCTCATGGACACGCCCTACGCCGTGCCCGACGGACTCGTGAGCTGGCTGGACCTCGTCGCTCTCCCGCGCGGGGCGACCGTGCGACAGACGTCACCGGGGCGCTACCGCGAGGGCTTCGTGGACTGGGCCGAGCACCCGGAGGACGACACCGACGTGCTCGACCACGCCGGGGCTTGGACGCGGCTGGACGGCGGGGGTGACGTCGACGTCACCGGGCGGCTCGTCGGGGGCTGCGTCGAGACGTTGGCGAGCCTGGCGGGGACGACATACCTCGACACCGGCGCCCTGGCGGACCTCGGAGACGGGCTGGTCGTCTACGTCGAGGCGGCGGAGCACGACGCCTTCACGATCTGCCGCCACCTGCACGGTATGCGCCTGGCCGGCTTCT encodes the following:
- a CDS encoding segregation and condensation protein A — translated: MPTAPAADPSSQASGQPGEATPGGVLTATRGGFEVHLDVFSGPFELLLGLIAKHKLDVTEIALARVTDEFVAYLRAAQEGEGEWDLSQASEFVLIAATLLDLKAARLLPSGREDDEEDLALIEARDLLFARLLQYRAFKQVADELRLQMEGKGRIFARDVGVEERFASLLPELVLTVTPEQLAMIAGRAMIPRPPPAVGVDHLHAAQVSVREQASIIVGRLRERGSTSFRDLVADADSTLVIVARFLSLLELFRDTVVSLEQDEALGELTVRWTGPDSGEVGGQVGAEFDEEEADEPAG
- the scpB gene encoding SMC-Scp complex subunit ScpB — its product is MSQQDEQPDEPVAGADQAEQEQVAFDVTDFPGGARSAIEAVLMVIDEPVTEEALASALELPLEDVGAVLDELAQEYAQGNRGFMLRRLGGGWRVYSRPEYAPVVEKFLLGGQQARLTQAALETLAVIAYRQPISRARIGAIRGVNVDGVVRTLLARGMVTETGQDPTGGAVLYGTTDLFLQRMGLDSLDDLPALAPYLPSAEVLEELASEGLA
- a CDS encoding pseudouridine synthase produces the protein MTSGKKNPGPRGGQGGRPGQGGRSGGGRSGGRGGSASRVPSQGGGAGPRRAGGTRPPRRRRPSTPPDPATRDVHTPDGVRLQKVLAGAGFGSRRACEKLIEEGRVEVDGQVVVELGVRVDAATQTVHVDGDRVVVDTEKLYLAFNKPAGVVSTMEDEEGRPCLTDYVGHLSRRLFHVGRLDVDTEGLLLLTNDGDLAHKLQHPAYGVPKTYVAQVHGVVAPGIGKQLRDGVELEDGLAKADSFRLVDDIPGHSIIEIVLHEGRKHIVRRMMEEVGYPVEALSRVQVGPIKLAELRPGKYRALSAEEVAQLYRAAGE
- a CDS encoding S66 family peptidase; the encoded protein is MRPRFPAPLRPGAVVGVTSPSAGVPAELRARLDVAVESVRSRGYPVVVGRCMDGARHVSAPAADRAAELQRMLLDPGIAAVVPPWGGETAIDLLPLLDWGALTAAEPTWMVGFSDIATLITPLTLRAGWATIHGQNLMDTPYAVPDGLVSWLDLVALPRGATVRQTSPGRYREGFVDWAEHPEDDTDVLDHAGAWTRLDGGGDVDVTGRLVGGCVETLASLAGTTYLDTGALADLGDGLVVYVEAAEHDAFTICRHLHGMRLAGFFDGAAAVLVGRTSAPDGATLTQHEAVMDALDVLGVPVVADVECGHVAPHLPLVNGALARVEHTAATSAITQTLS